The DNA segment GTCATATGATTTCATGAGATgctataactatttttataattaagaaatgtGATCAATGTCTCTAGATTACTAAGAAGCCATAACCTCTTGAAGTTTGTGGACATTTGCAACCATCTTTTTTAAACGAATATTCTCAACCATGGACTTTCTCAATAAAAGTGCCAATTGTTATGATTctcaaatataaaatgaaattgataaTTTGAATGGTTAAAACaaacttccacttcttcttgaaattcttataaagtaaaaataagaagaaatctTTAAAGCTCCAATTGAGAGTTTAGTCACAAGAGAAGGAAAAGTTACatgacaaaaacatatttcCCCTTTACATGCCTCCCCAATCCCATAATATACTATcattatttccaaaatttttcaatttttgcatTACCTtaaccatttttattatataattacaacttgaattattaaaatgattaattttaaaaataaaaatatatgatttaatgctaaaccaaatataacaaattaaaagaaaaaaaaataatttaaatatgattttagttttgaaattttaacacgtatttttaatttgtcctattctaaattttgatataaactCAACCACTAATTTACAATATTgtttcacaaataaaaaaaaaaaactcaacatagttgtattaaatgttaaatatgtttttggtctctAAACTATCAcgcgattttggtttttgtcCCGAAACTTTgatctaattttaaattcttttccttttagaaaGTCCCAAATTTGGTCTTCCATGACCAATTATGTTAGCTTTTTCTGACATGGCTAACAACGTGTCCCGTCCTCAAGACACATGTAATGACGTTCCCACCATGTCATTTGATTCTTTTAATAGATCATTGTACATGTGtcaattgtaattttatttgtgattgtaattaaaattaaaaaaaaaaataaacgtgTATGGCAAAAACTGGGAATCCCTCTTCTTGATTCACGTGTAGGGAAACTTCCCCTTTCTCTATTCATATTAAACGAAAACATCCCAGGTTGTCGTCAAAAGTGGGGCCTTTACAACCTTTTTCCCTCTCCATCCCTTGTCTTCCTAGATCAAAAGTGGCATCACTCCCTTACCACATCGTTCGAAGTCACAACCATTAGACTGCCACTATTACACTACTGTCGCTAACGTTAGCCACCATTGGTGTTGTCAACGACATTGGTGCAACCATTTCCTTTAAGGTTTATCTCACCATCGTGCTTTATTACCAGTTTTGTAGGCCTCATTCGAGTCTCTATCTCATTGTGCCCTTTTGAGTCGTTGTATACATTAGGGCTTGGGACCAAAAATTGATTATTGGCGAAGGCCTCTTCCCCTCGACTTTTCCTTTCACTCAAGGATCCAGAAGCACATAGGTGTTGCCACTACACACCTCCTCTAACAACCATTGTTGTCGTGATATTCATTGCCATCCCTTTATTTGATTGAATATTCCTCGATTTATTATTTGGGTAGCAAATATAAATGTGGGAATGGaaatatctgttttttttttgtgcttgcAGAGGTGGAGAATTTGAAATTACATTGAATCTTGACAATGGAGCGGTTAAGCTTGGGAATAAATAGGGTAATGAAGAGTATTATGAAGATGATGGTGATAGACACTGATGATGTAGTGGTTGGGAGAGGCTGATGatagacaaaaaagaaaaaagaatgatgAGGAAAACATAATGAATAATAATGTTATGAGTTAGACATTGTGAAACATAAATCTATGGAGTTGGGTGACAAACTCGTGTGGGTTTATGAGCAATAGAAAGTGGGGAACCATGGTGACCTTGGCTGCTTTTGTTGGCCATTTACGCTCTCTATTAACGACAACACTTGAAGGTTCACCAAAGATGTTGTACCTTAGATGCTTCTGTTTGGCATGAATAGAGAAATGGGAAGTTTTCCCATGcgtgaatgaagaacaagatgGACTCTCAGTTTTGGCCATAcatgtttgatgttgttttttattttaattataacaaaaaacaaaattatgattgACATGTGTATAAGTGTCAAAAAATCAAATGACATGGTCAAAACGTGTTAACTCcttgacaagcgtaccaaatcgttcaagtaatatataaacagtGTTTGATTTAAATAGATTGCAAACATATAAAGTTActaaatataaagttataaagtGATATGGGTAAAGGCTCATCGGGGTTGGACTTCATAACCCAAACTTTATGCACTCATCGGGGTTGGACTTCAAGCATTCACGTCACAAGTATAGAAGCAATAATTCTTTAGAGACAAGTTCTAAATCTCTGTGTGAAAATATTAATCCCTTAGATATTTAAACACAAGATTTGCATTAAGATAATACGTCTAGAATGACCAATAGCCTTGGTTTATGTGTATAACCAAGCTTCTTGATTGTTCTATCCATGTATAGGTTCCAAAACATTTTCCAATTATTAGACACCACCAAAATAACATAGATGTATTTCATCATGCAAGTGATTAAAAAGGATAGAACACAAGAAGTATGAAAGATATtctaatacataaaaataactaCAAAGAGTTAAGGTACATTACATCCAACCCCAATGAAATGGAGTTTAGCTACTCCTATACATTCGGAACACAAGAATGGATTGGAATGATGAAAATGAGGGGGGAATATGGAGTTCTTGAGCCCCATAAATGCCTCAACTTGTGTATTGAGCGTTTGATTTGTTTCCACATCCAAAaattgtctttttctttctcccttGATACTTTAAAATGTTCACCAAAAATTGTTCTCTCATTGGGCCACAAAATCCTCTCGTTGGACACGAAAGGTAGTTTTTTTGACACATTGGCTTTTTTAGCTCATTGGACTTCTTAACTACACTAGTGTTACTAAGGTCTCACTCGACGAGTGAAGATGACTTTTTGAGCAAATGACTTCTCTTTTTAATCTGCTtcaattttccattttcttgcaaaataaaccaaaaaatatacaagtatctatttatacaaattatatacaaatcttttatcttttcatgaatttcaacacaaaataaatattaaaaggcaAATAAGAAAtctaataaatatgaataataaataattatcacaACAATGTTACACGTATTTTGCAAAacactatatattttattagtcatattaggaaaatattaataactacattcaaaacttttttttttttaaaaaaagaaaaaggataaaagttgatcaaagttttaaaaataaacaaaaacaaaaattacttaaCAGTTTAGGAAAAAAggcttaaattttttacataaaagtaTATCCcataaagaaaaattctaattcTAACATAGAAgtttaagaaaagaattatatatatatatatatatatatatatatatatatatatatatatatataacccaaCAACTTTTAAATTACAAAGATTAATACAATCAAtagttaaaaatacaaaaataattttattttgagaaataaaaatacaattaaaaataaattagttccgcctttttatttatctttgtaACACATTCTTTGCTgcaatattatgaaaatatactaaacttaaaaaaagttaacaatcTAAAATtgaacaagttaaaaaaaattcagaaaaagaaaagaactttgTTATTTGTTACCAAATTTGCCATCATCCTAGAACTCTAATcacctttttcttcttacaGCTCTCCAAAGTTTGTAACTTTACATAGTAGGATAAAAACCAGCTACACCCCGTTAGTAGCCAGTAGATTCAAAGTTgaggggaaagaagaaaacaaaagctTGGAACTCCTACCAcactatcatcatcatcaaatcCAAACACAACAATGGCAGCGAAAGGGGCATTGTGGTTGATGCTGCTGCTACTGGTAGTAGCTGTTGTTATTGCCACTAACACCAACAACGTGTACCAGCCTTGTGCTGATGCCAAGATTCAGAGATCTGATGGCTTCACTTTTGGCATTGCCTTCAGTTCCAGGGAGTCTTTCTTCTTCAATCAGTCCCTTCAGCTCTCTCCCTGTGACCACCGTCTTTCTCTCTCCTCCTCCAACTCACAGCTTGCTCTCTTTCGTCCCAAGGTTGATGAGATCTCTCTCCTCACCATCAACACCTCTAGTTTTTTCCCTGTAAGTAACAGTGTTACCTCTCATTTCGTTTTCTCACCATCTGGTGTTATTCTTtgatcgttttttttttctgggtcTCTGGCTGATTGAAACTGATGATATCCATTTCTTTCTCTTGGTTGTTGACTTTTGGGGCTATAATCTTACTGTGATATGGATGTTTGATTCTGTTTGTGTTGAAAAGTTTGGAACTTTAAGGTGATATGTTGATTGTATTCATAGAAATTTATCGTTTTGTACCATAAATATAGAACAGAGTAAGAGATGACAGTGCTCAGGATAAAATAGTCGACTTGGTGATATTGTTGTACGAATCAGTGATGTATATTAGATGAAGACTATATTtggataaattttattgatataaaagtTTTGTACAAAATTAGTTAGTTGGTGTGATAGAGATAGAGGTAAAAGATAATGTTAAAGGAAATGGTGGATGATACCATTGTACAGACAAGGGATCCCTTATATTTATGTGTTATAATTTTCATTGTAGAATATGGGATGGGGATGATGGGATTGTGGCTTCTGCTCATTGGTTGGTCAAGTGGGGCACTTCTGTATTTGATATTGACTTGGTGACTTCTCGGGTTTGTTGTAGTTCTTGTGAGCGATGAATTCATCTTTCGTGTCATGGTGAAGGTTCAACAATCAGTCGATATTCTTTTGGAAAATATGAATTTGGTCTGGGAAAATGTTAGAAGTAGAAATaagttttgatacatttttatagCTGTCATACGACTTTCTCGTTTGACATGACCAATGAACCTAATTTTATGTTCTAGTTATGGCAAGAAGAAATTAAGCTGTACAAGAAGGTTATTGAGGTTGTTGAATGTCATAAATCAAACtttaaagtgttttaaatgaGATATAAGAGGTTATTTATTATTGTAGCACATGGAGGAGAAATTGTTTTGTATTTCAGAAACTTTTGCTCCAATATAGAAACATCAAATATGGCACAATATACCATGTTGCTGAGAGATCAAGTAGAGCTTTGGTAAAAATGGTAAACATAAGCCAGGGAATATAGATTCAACCCCCATTGCAGTAATACCCATCATGTTATGCACGCCCTGTCCTGAATCCTGCTTAAAGGAGTTAGGTACAATGAGCAAACCTTACCTATATTCTTTGAATTTAGATCAATAATGtcattttcttctgtttttgcACTTTGctgattaaatattttctcttgcTAGTCTTTGCCTCAATAGGATTCGAATAGTGCTCATCCGCCAGTTTCAACCATAATGTATTTTTACTGTGTTGACATCTTACTATGTATTAGTCAATAGgtttatgcttaatttgatctcaAAAAACTGGCTTGGAGTGCAGATTgcatcttatttatatattataatttgacttttttCCTAATCAATATGGAATCTTTAACATACTCTCTCATGTTGAGGAATAAACATCTTGAATGTTGGATTAGATATTTGAGGGTGGCTTAAGTAGAGCACAATATCCGGTGACAGAATAGCCTTAATGAACTTGATTAGGATTTACTGcttttttcttaattactaTGAAGACATATCCCGATAATCTGCTATTTACAAACTATTTCCCCTTATTCTTGTTTTAACTCCAACTTAAAGTTAAGCCACCCTTATTGGTACAACTGTTGAACTTGATTGCAGACAGTGTACTGACCAAATTATCTAATgtttttttctgtatttatcTTCATTGTTGAAATTAAACCACTCCTCAACGAGTATATGCTGAAGTCAGGCCAACTTGGCAGTATTTCTGTTTCTGTTTGAcatgataaatttgtttaacACGTTGTTCAACATAAACTCAAATTAAGATAGTGAAGCTAACTATGACTGTTAACTGTTAGGATTGCAGTATGCAAATTACTCTTAACTATTAGGCTCATTCACATGTACTTAGACATAAAATCAATAAccacaaattcaaataattaggCAGCATAATCTGAAGTAAGGAGGTTGCTacttttagagaaaaaaaaattagatgtactattagtgtaaaaaaaattaggccACAACTAGTTAGAAATCATGGGAGGAATGAATTTTCATTGTGATTTGGTACAGTTGTTGTCTAAGTTGACAAACTCATCACATATAGTGATTTTAACAGATAACTTTGTAAAAACTTTTTACACTGCTAttgtatattatgatttttgtatggaatttgaaaattgagttaataataaaatggctTTTATGTTTTTCATGAAACATTCAAATTCACAAGATTGTTATACAAGTTCCCTGGTTATTGGAGGAGGCTATACTCAAACATCCGTTTGAAACGCTTATGCTTTGATAGCATAGAATTGAAAATCACAAGTCATGGTGACTTGCACTGGGATCCCTTAAACCAACTTTTGTTACCCTGGAAGCAAAAATGAGAACCACAAGCTGAAATAAAACTTGCATGAACAGTGGCATCATAACAACTAATTTAtaactttcattttcatctcAATGAGTAGGATAGTTATGGTGGATATATGGTGGCATTTGCTGGAAGAAAGTATGCTGCACGGTCTTCACTTGCATTTGTTGCAAACAGTACATATACAGTGACAAGTTTCACACTGGTAAGAGATGTAGATCATGGACACGATGAGTTGAGTTCTGTTTAGTTATTGAAAAATCTAAGGTGTGGTTGGAGTTTTCATTTGATTAGGTGCTGGAGTTTCAGAAGGGTAGGCTGCAGAACTTGTACTGGAAGAGAGATGGTTGCTCTTCATGCAAGGGAAAATCCAACTTTGTTTGCCTCAACAAACAAGATTGTGGTATCAGAACATCATCTTGTAAAGGCAGAGGAGGAGCAGTAGATTGCAGTCTAGGAATTCAGCTAGCATTTTCTGGTACAGACAAGCATCTATCAGTGCTTAATTCATGGTATGAAGTGGAAAACCTGCGGCAGTACTCTCTCTACGGCTTGTACTCAAATCTGAGGGACTCTCTCACCAGCCAGTATaacaaattcttttaacaacataAAGAAAATTTCTTCCTATGGATTGTTTTAATAGTTTGGGAATGGTATTGTAACTTCTGTGACTATATTGTTCTTTGTCTTCTTATTTGTTACTTGATATTTATTGCATACCAGTTTTTGGTTTATGTCAGCATTACACGAAGAGTATTTGTACATTCTTGCAGGCtgcatttatttaaaaagattttaaatatattttaaaacattaaaatcagTGTATATTGGTATATTTTAAAGACATGACAAAtgacaatataaaaaaactcaccacagaatttgaatttatttatttcgttAGTTTGATGAAAGAGTTTACTACCAAACCTGAAATTGTGTATTGAAAATGTGGCTTGAGAAGAGGTTATAGCATATAAGAATTGAAGGATACATACTGCAATGGCttgagaatgaaaagaaaaggttcCATCTCAATTCagacagaaaagaaaaagatacaaTGTATTACCTAATTAAATAATCACTAGCCATTCACGCAACTGTTCTttaacagaaaaatcagagtagATTCTACACTTTATTAAAGAACATTTTCAgcattttaatttgaatttgaaccCAAATTctactctctctctctgttttttttttttttaattccactaatcttttttcaaattaaatacacaaaaaatctatcaaatatatatttttttgtttcattggaAATTTTGGTTCCTTAATAATTGTAGTATAAAAGACAATAGTAAAATAACATTACAGTATTATTAAACTAGTttacaattttagttttctttaatatattatccgaatttttattctctaaactttctcaaattgtaattttaatttaatttttattctcttacaaCCATAATGAAAGAcctgaaaaattataataattatatatatatatatatatatatatatatataaagNGAActactaattatttaatttaaaattttattttattatgataagagataaaattgtttattaattacttgaaaagatttattttatttaaaagaatatgataagagatataatgatttattaattattttattttaaaaaaatataataaaagatacaatgttttattaatttgaaaattttataatatgtaaaatattaaaaaaataaaagctttgaagaataattattaaaagaatattaaaccAATtctttaagaaacaaaatagaTATAAGAGATGTacaactaaattatattttataaatattataacatagTTATATTTATCCTAGTCAAAATAGGTGACAACTCATCATGGGTTGGTTTGAgttgggtttgaaaaggttgtattttttttatacgggtTAGATTTCAATTATGTtcatttaaacccgactcatgcgggttgaactcgTGGTGAGTCGAATTGATccatttatctaattttattttattaaaatttaatattaattttataaaaaaatatttattatcattttttgtttgaaaaaattatttaagtttcctattttcaaagagtgaaatttgttaagatttgaattataaaaaatttataatttttttattttaaaaaattggaattaagTAAGTCACTGAACCAACCTTTTTACCtaccaactcgtggtgggtcgagtcAAATTCGAATTTTTCTGATTTACTAATAAATGAATTAAGATGAATCAACCCAACCAGATTAGATTAGATAACCTCTTTTAAACAACTCTAATTTATTTGATCCAACAAATATATAAGCATATTTTAATAAGTtcattagatattttttatctaaattagttaaataatattaacagaGATATTTATTGCCCCAACTATGGTATATTAAGAGAATGTATAGTTCactttttagtagttttattatatgatatatagATATAGTAAACATCTTCCTTATATCATGTATCAACGTAATTTCAACCAAAACTTTTGAACTTTTATATTTCAGTCAAATATTGATAGTTTTCAGTTTTTATATTTCACCCAAATATTGTTAGTCTTTCTTTCTCGTTTTTTGACGAAGATCACAAACTCCAACATTGTTGATCCTCTAAAACCCTCGAACGCATCTCTGAAGGTACGAAGTTGTTTTAGTCACTAACACCAACGAGTCCTGTTTTGGCTTGACCAAAtcccaaacaaacaaaaatctatTAAAGATGGAGTCCTTTCTTAATTCGGCAACGACAACATGGAAAAGTATCTACTGTATTGATATGACTTCAATACAGTGTtaatagtaaaaagaaaataatatttttctaagaaaTCCATAAActtgtaaattaattatataagtttctattattatattatataaataaggaACAAATCTTGTATGATTGTTACCTTTTGGTTTTTGGATATTAGATAGATGGGTTggattgatttttgttttaatagataatgtgtttaaattattatatttgactaACTTGttcataaatgattttgattttgagatgtaaaatgtataaatgatttatgtttaaatattattttagtttttaattcctcaaatttatttaatatagtcctatttttttttcgCTTTCAActagattttattttcataaattttgtttaatttaatcattttccaCCACGggaaagatattaaaatatgaagtcagcttaaagtaaaaggaaattttgataaaaaaattagacaaaTATGAACTTGAACTCATGAGATATagtaaattaaaagataaaaatatattgaaagatGTTAGCACGTAGAATTAGTAAaatgagttaaacttaaaacatTCAAAAAAAGAGAAGCAGTATCAACATATAATTAACTGgcataaagtaaataaaatgaaatgcaaaTATATACTGAAAAATAATCTCCAACAATAGGTCAATTTTTTAAACAGAAATAAATGCAAATATATAACCAGCTTAAAATGTCATgatagatatatataattttaattatatatatatatatatatatatatatatatatatatatatatatatatatatatatatatatatatattcttataaatGAGGTGAAGGTAAGGATGATAAGGGGACGAAGTAGATGTGGATTTTATTATCTCATTTCTGTAATAAAAAGTCATTTCTATCTTCTTACTCAAAACTAACggatatataattttatctcatCCTTATCTCCATcgagtaaaatattaaaatcaaaatttaactaCATTTAGGAAAAAGTTGTAAAAAGTTACCGGAGATTCTCAATCGAAAATAAATCCATGCTATACCTAACTTATAATAGTTCAATTAATACTATAAATCTACTAATTgagatattatattaatatttactcaatatgtattatatttatattcatacaTATCATTCGAGTACAAATTATACTCCATTGATGTAgatctaaaagaaataacattaGATTAATTGACCAAATACTATATCGtgaaaattacaagaaaatacaatattaaCTTTCATCCATCAAGtgttcttataatttatttttcaaagcaTTTAAACTTAACTTGATGGAAAatcattgataaaattaaatgtaattaatgttaatgatatttaataacATGATTATGTGCACAAGGATGTAATAAGAAGAATGTGGTGGGAGTGATACCGCAACCTCATTTCATTATGATGTTAGTAACTTTTATCAAATCTGAGATTCAGATAGAAATTCGGGAATCCTTAACGAATTCAACTCGGGTTTGCGgattatcttctttattttctattgaATTAGTGTATCTATTTTTTTTGGACCAGTAACAATTATTCATTTTGTTATTCATAATTTctatcaacttttttttctttctgcaatTAAATGTTAACgaatttaactttgttatttaaaataacgCAACTTCATTTGCTTATTacacataaaattaattaatttaaatttaggtactttataaaatgatttatttttatgtttctctaaaattttattttactaatactcatattcataataaaatttcactttaaactttatttcagcctttatttatattcttagttttttttattcatttttatataatattattttacaaaaccaAACATGCTCGCACTAAATAATGGATGAGTATACTATAAAAAGATACCAGGAAACAAACATTTTAAGTAGAtgataaacatttaaataatttttaatatttaagtaaatCTAACTTTTAGTAaagtgttgttttttcttttaatgaattatCTAATTATTACATATcgtttatgaaaattttatttattctcatCTTCATTTCTATCtgaataatttatattctaCTACGTATGGTTATAGATAGAAGTATTGATTACATATGTGGTCGGTTTAACGGGCTAAATAAACCGGGCGGGGCCGGGTCACGGCACCTCTTCGTTGCAACAAATCCGAACCCTAAATACGAAACCAGCCATGGTAGCATAGCGGAAGCAGAAAGCGAAAAGCAAAGAAACAGAAAGAGGAAGGAGAAAAAGCACTGCGTGGAAGCCATGGGAAAGAAGAACGAGAACCAGAAAACGGGGCTAGGTCGAGCCCTGGTGAAGCAGCACAATCAGATGATTCAACAGAGCAAGGATAAGTCTCGCTTCTACAAAAAGAAGGTTCTCGAATCCTTCACCGAAGTCTCCGA comes from the Vigna radiata var. radiata cultivar VC1973A chromosome 2, Vradiata_ver6, whole genome shotgun sequence genome and includes:
- the LOC106754597 gene encoding uncharacterized protein LOC106754597, with translation MAAKGALWLMLLLLVVAVVIATNTNNVYQPCADAKIQRSDGFTFGIAFSSRESFFFNQSLQLSPCDHRLSLSSSNSQLALFRPKVDEISLLTINTSSFFPDSYGGYMVAFAGRKYAARSSLAFVANSTYTVTSFTLVLEFQKGRLQNLYWKRDGCSSCKGKSNFVCLNKQDCGIRTSSCKGRGGAVDCSLGIQLAFSGTDKHLSVLNSWYEVENLRQYSLYGLYSNLRDSLTSQYNKFF